ACCATCGGCGATGAGCAGATCATCGAGCAGATCATCAAACAGCTACGCAAGCTGGTCACGGTGATCAAGGTGGTGGACCTGACCGAGGTGAAGAACGTCGAGCGCGAAATGATGCTCCTCAAGGTCGCGGCCGAGGAGGGCAAGCGGGCTGAGATCCTGCGCATCGTGGACGTGTTCCGCTGCAAGGTGGTGGACGTGGGCTTCGACGAACTCACCATCGAAGTGACCGGCACCCAGGACAAGCTCACCGCGCTCATCAACCTCATGCAGCGCTTCGGCATCAAGGAGACCGCCCGTACCGGAGCGGTGGCCATGAGGAGAAGCATGCAGTAGGGCGGGGGGGATGCTGGGGGAAAGCCTCCGGCGGCCAAAGACTTGACTCGGGCCATCCTGGCCCTCGCCCTACGGGCGCTGCAAGCAGCGCCCAATTTCGCTCTCCTGCGAAATTGGCGCGCCCTTTGGGATCCCTATCGGGGATACCCGCGCGTGAATCAATGCCGTGAACGGGAGCCCGCCTGAGGCGGGCTCCCGTTTACTTGCCATATTGACGGATTTTGTCTAATCTCATCGTCCCACGATTACAGCTACCACCTCCCAGTGAGGCACATAAGGAGCCCCCTCAATGAAAGTTTTCTATGATGCCGACGCCGACCTCTCCCTTCTGAAAGACAAGACCGTTGCCATCATCGGCT
The window above is part of the Fundidesulfovibrio terrae genome. Proteins encoded here:
- the ilvN gene encoding acetolactate synthase small subunit, with amino-acid sequence MRHILSVLVENEPGVLSRVSGLFSGRGFNIETLNVAPTLEDGVSIMTITTIGDEQIIEQIIKQLRKLVTVIKVVDLTEVKNVEREMMLLKVAAEEGKRAEILRIVDVFRCKVVDVGFDELTIEVTGTQDKLTALINLMQRFGIKETARTGAVAMRRSMQ